The genome window AATCAAAAAACCGCTTAGGATGACCAATTCCGGCGACCCCATGGACCTCTTTATGCTGGAAATAGCTTAATGGCACGGTCACGGTCTCATCATGTAAATTGATCCACTGCATAGGGGTTAGCTGCATGGAATGACCATGTTCATCACTAGAGCCATTATAGATAATCAAATCAACAGAATTTAAACGAGACAAGGGTTCCCGCAGTGGACCTACCGGCAGGCACTGTTTATTTCCAAAACGTCTTTTACCATCGATAATCACAATTTCCAGGTCACGTGCTAATGCATAGTGTTGCATACCATCATCAGAAATGATCACATTACAATGATGCTGGCTGAGCAGATGAATTGCTGCTTGTGGACGATCAGGATTAACGACGACCGGACATGCTGTGCGTTTTGCGATAAGTACGGGTTCATCACCACATTGTTTTGCATTGCTGTTTGCTGTGACTTCTAATGGATATTTTCTGCTGGCGCCACCATAACCACGACTGATAATCCCTGGCTTATAACCCGCTTGGCTAAGCTGTTGAGCCAACCATATAACAAAGGGTGTTTTACCGGTGCCGCCAACCGTAATATTGCCCACAACAATGACTGGTACAGGCATGGTGTGCTTGGTCAGCAAGTTTTGACGATAAGCCCACCGACGACAGAATATGACAAGCCGATATAACCAGCTAAGCGGTAATAAAAGCCAATATCTGGTGCCGGACTGATACCAACTGTCAGTTAACCAGCGCATGATGATCAGTCATCCTGAAATTGTAGACGATACAACTCGGCATAGTGTTTGCCATTAGCTAATAATTGCTGGTGAGTACCTGTTTCAAGAATTTCACCATCATGCATGACAATAATTTTATTGGCTTTTTCGATGGTAGATAGGCGATGAGCAATGACCAGCGTAGTGCGTTCACGCATAAGCTCTTCAAACGCCGCCTGGATATGGCGTTCAGCCTCAGTATCCAAGGCAGAGGTGGCTTCATCCAGAATCAGAATAGGTGAGTTTCGGAGCAGTGCCCTTGCAATAGCCAGACGTTGTCGTTGTCCGCCGGATAACAGTACCCCATTTTCACCAACTTCAGTGTGTAGTCCCTGAGGGAGTTTCTGAATGAATTCCCAGGCGTGAGCTGACTTAGCGGCTTGTATAATCGCTTCTTCACTAACGTCACCTGCCTGACCATAACTGATGTTGTTAGCTATCGTGTCGTTAAACAAGACAACTTGTTGGTTAACCAGAGACAATTGTTTACGCAAATCTTTTAATGTGAGCTGACTGATATCAACGCCATCAATCAGAATTTGTCCTTTTTCAATATTGTAAAACCGTGCCAGCAAGCTGACTAATGTGGTTTTACCACTGCCTGAATGGCCAACAAAAGCGATGGTTTGTCCAGGTTCTGCATGAAAAGAAATATCATTGAGTACGCTTCCTTTACCTTCATCGTAACTGAAGCTGACGTGACGGTATTCAATCTGCCCTTTGGCACGGTCCATGGTGAGTGTGCCATTGTCATGCTCAGGTTCTTCATCCAGTAAGGTGAAAATACTCTCGGCTGCTGCGATACCTGCCTGTAGTTTTGAGTTTATTTTTGTTAAACGCTTTAACGGTGTCAGCAGCATAAACATTGCCGTGATAAAGGAAATGAAGCTCCCGACTGTGATGGCTTCAAGTACTTCTGGCAGCGTGGCCAGATAAATGACGACAGCAAGGCCTAACACAGTAATTAACTGAATCACCGGCTCACTACAGGCATCCGTGGCTATCTTTTTCATTTGCTGGCCACGGTTTTTTCTGTTGATACGATCAAACCGTTCAGTTTCATACACTTGACTACCAAATGTTTTGACTTCGCGATGCGCTTCAATGATTTCTCCACAGACATGACTGACATTGCCCATAGAACCCTGAATTTCTTTACTGATTCGACGAAACCGTATGCTGACAAAATAAACCAGAACAGCCACAAAGGGGACGGTCACTAAAATGATCAGAGACAGGAAACCATTCAGATAAATCATCCAGGCAATCAGACCAATGATCGTTAATGTGTCACGTATAACAGTCAAAATAGCATCAGTAGCCGCGCCCGCAACTTGCTCGACATCGTAAAGCAGTTTGGACATAAGCTGACCAGAGTTATTTTTGTCGTAAAAACTCGCAGGTAGCGTAATGAGTTTTTCAAACATTTCTTCACGTAAGGTTTTAATGACATTACGTGCAATCCAGCCCAATCCATATGTCGTCAGAAAATTAGCCACACCCCGGATAAAGAACAAACCGATGAGCATCAGTGGCACGTACTTAATCGTAGTGGGATCTTTTTCTACAAAGCTGCCATCAAGTAGAGGTTTCATTAAGGCGGCCATGCCGGTTTCTGTGCCGGCAAAGACAATCATCGCCAATATCGATATCAGAAAAGCCAGCCAATAGGGTTTAACGTAGTTTAATAAACGCTTGTAAAGCTGGACGGCTGTCAGGGTGACAGGTGTTTGACTCATTGATTATTCCGCAGTTGTTTGACGTGTCGCCAGGGTCAATTTGGTGTAGCCGAGTTGTTGTGCTGTATCCATCGCTGTGACGATAAGTTGATATTCTGCTTTGGCATCAGCACTAATAATCACATGAGGATCATTTTGTTCACCAACAACGCGTTTTAACACCTCGGCTAGCCCAGCGGAGGTGACGTTAGTGACTGCCTGATCATTGATAAGGACTTTACCATCCGCTTGTATCACAATATCGATAGGATCGATCTGCTCAGCCATGGCTTCGCCCGTCGCCTCAGGTAGGTCTACTTTTA of Methylophaga marina contains these proteins:
- the lpxK gene encoding tetraacyldisaccharide 4'-kinase; this encodes MRWLTDSWYQSGTRYWLLLPLSWLYRLVIFCRRWAYRQNLLTKHTMPVPVIVVGNITVGGTGKTPFVIWLAQQLSQAGYKPGIISRGYGGASRKYPLEVTANSNAKQCGDEPVLIAKRTACPVVVNPDRPQAAIHLLSQHHCNVIISDDGMQHYALARDLEIVIIDGKRRFGNKQCLPVGPLREPLSRLNSVDLIIYNGSSDEHGHSMQLTPMQWINLHDETVTVPLSYFQHKEVHGVAGIGHPKRFFDSLTAHDIIVHPHDFADHHQYLPDDLRFYDDLPILMTEKDAVKCQSFAHKNMWYLPVEATLDSPVFPAIHQILKERSNG
- the msbA gene encoding lipid A export permease/ATP-binding protein MsbA, yielding MSQTPVTLTAVQLYKRLLNYVKPYWLAFLISILAMIVFAGTETGMAALMKPLLDGSFVEKDPTTIKYVPLMLIGLFFIRGVANFLTTYGLGWIARNVIKTLREEMFEKLITLPASFYDKNNSGQLMSKLLYDVEQVAGAATDAILTVIRDTLTIIGLIAWMIYLNGFLSLIILVTVPFVAVLVYFVSIRFRRISKEIQGSMGNVSHVCGEIIEAHREVKTFGSQVYETERFDRINRKNRGQQMKKIATDACSEPVIQLITVLGLAVVIYLATLPEVLEAITVGSFISFITAMFMLLTPLKRLTKINSKLQAGIAAAESIFTLLDEEPEHDNGTLTMDRAKGQIEYRHVSFSYDEGKGSVLNDISFHAEPGQTIAFVGHSGSGKTTLVSLLARFYNIEKGQILIDGVDISQLTLKDLRKQLSLVNQQVVLFNDTIANNISYGQAGDVSEEAIIQAAKSAHAWEFIQKLPQGLHTEVGENGVLLSGGQRQRLAIARALLRNSPILILDEATSALDTEAERHIQAAFEELMRERTTLVIAHRLSTIEKANKIIVMHDGEILETGTHQQLLANGKHYAELYRLQFQDD
- a CDS encoding ExbD/TolR family protein, which gives rise to MNLSPKRSEEPDVNLTPMIDVVFLLLLFFMVSTSFIRESSLKVDLPEATGEAMAEQIDPIDIVIQADGKVLINDQAVTNVTSAGLAEVLKRVVGEQNDPHVIISADAKAEYQLIVTAMDTAQQLGYTKLTLATRQTTAE